The following are from one region of the Rhizobacter sp. AJA081-3 genome:
- a CDS encoding DmsC/YnfH family molybdoenzyme membrane anchor subunit yields MQPAYSVIFLTVLIGAGQGLFLALYACELAGFGAAAGDRTMLAGGAAVALVFSGLGLLASFFHLGHPERAWRAAAMWRTSWLSREVIALPLFMAGLFAWGLAHALGAPGTRWLGALAAVLCLALYVCTAMVYASVRFLQEWASPLTLVNYLLIGCASGSTLAAALASFAAPSLVDPLALAALLLTLAALIGRAAALLRNAALKPRSTLQTAIGIKHPVIVQRAQGFMGGSFNTREFFHGRSAGVLRSVKWFFLAAGFVLPAAMLLALPPSGTVLLAAVLVQLAGLLAERWFFLAQANHPQNLYYQAIS; encoded by the coding sequence ATGCAACCTGCCTACTCCGTCATCTTCCTCACCGTGCTGATCGGCGCCGGCCAGGGCCTGTTCCTGGCGCTGTATGCCTGCGAGCTGGCCGGCTTCGGCGCGGCCGCCGGGGACCGCACGATGCTGGCCGGCGGCGCCGCCGTCGCGCTGGTGTTCAGCGGTCTCGGCCTGCTCGCTTCGTTCTTCCACCTCGGCCATCCGGAGCGCGCCTGGCGTGCCGCGGCGATGTGGCGCACGTCGTGGCTGTCGCGCGAGGTGATCGCGCTGCCGCTGTTCATGGCCGGGCTGTTCGCCTGGGGTCTGGCGCATGCGCTCGGCGCCCCCGGAACGCGCTGGCTCGGTGCGCTGGCCGCCGTGCTGTGCCTCGCGCTGTACGTCTGCACCGCGATGGTCTACGCCTCGGTGCGCTTCCTGCAGGAATGGGCCAGCCCGCTGACGCTGGTGAACTACCTGCTGATCGGCTGTGCCAGCGGCAGCACGCTGGCCGCCGCGCTGGCGAGCTTCGCGGCGCCTTCGCTGGTGGATCCGCTGGCCCTGGCTGCGTTGCTGCTGACGCTGGCGGCGCTGATCGGCCGTGCCGCCGCGCTGCTGCGCAACGCCGCCCTCAAGCCGCGCTCGACGCTGCAGACGGCCATCGGCATCAAGCACCCGGTCATCGTGCAGCGCGCCCAGGGCTTCATGGGCGGCTCGTTCAACACGCGAGAGTTCTTCCACGGCCGCAGCGCCGGCGTGCTGCGCTCGGTGAAGTGGTTCTTCCTCGCCGCGGGCTTCGTGCTGCCGGCGGCCATGCTGCTGGCGCTGCCGCCCTCGGGCACGGTGCTGCTGGCCGCCGTGCTGGTCCAGCTCGCCGGCCTGCTCGCCGAGCGCTGGTTCTTCCTCGCGCAGGCCAATCACCCGCAGAACCTGTACTACCAGGCCATCTCCTGA
- a CDS encoding 4Fe-4S dicluster domain-containing protein, with translation MTQLALVIDLNVCVGCHACVTSCKQWNTSGSAGPLTDDNPYAADPNGTFFNRVQTFEVGQYPATQTVHFPKSCLHCEDPPCVPVCPTGASYKRAEDGIVLVDYDKCIGCKYCSWACPYGAREFDEDRKVMTKCTLCVDRVTDKALPEAQRKPACVLACPSGARLFGDIHDPQSNVSVAITERGGYPLMPEWGTRPANHYLPRRRTQITLHAEDLQRQANPLKLDGKQPEPAHLEPGREDFAT, from the coding sequence ATGACGCAACTGGCGCTCGTGATCGACCTGAACGTCTGCGTCGGTTGCCACGCCTGCGTGACGAGCTGCAAGCAGTGGAACACCTCCGGCTCGGCCGGCCCGCTGACCGACGACAACCCCTACGCCGCCGACCCGAACGGCACCTTCTTCAACCGCGTGCAGACCTTCGAGGTCGGCCAGTACCCGGCCACGCAGACGGTGCATTTCCCGAAGAGCTGCCTGCACTGCGAAGACCCGCCCTGCGTGCCGGTGTGCCCCACGGGCGCCAGCTACAAGCGCGCGGAAGACGGCATCGTGCTGGTCGACTACGACAAGTGCATCGGCTGCAAGTACTGCAGCTGGGCCTGCCCCTACGGCGCGCGCGAGTTCGACGAGGACCGCAAGGTGATGACCAAGTGCACGCTGTGCGTGGACCGCGTCACCGACAAGGCCCTGCCCGAGGCGCAGCGCAAGCCGGCCTGCGTGCTCGCCTGCCCGAGCGGCGCGCGGCTGTTCGGCGACATCCACGACCCGCAGTCCAACGTGTCGGTGGCCATCACCGAGCGGGGCGGCTACCCGCTGATGCCCGAGTGGGGCACGCGGCCGGCCAACCACTACCTGCCGCGCCGGCGCACGCAGATCACGCTGCACGCCGAAGACCTGCAGCGCCAGGCCAACCCGCTGAAGCTCGACGGCAAGCAGCCCGAGCCCGCGCACCTCGAGCCCGGGCGCGAAGACTTCGCGACCTGA